In the Fibrobacter sp. genome, one interval contains:
- a CDS encoding magnesium transporter CorA family protein, translating to MLKKYYKIESGRLASAPNEEVADIVMMGSLSQEQRSVLVKEYEITEHTIASAFDSDELSRIEYDDDFTTIVFKKPKNYSAADNFQFRVESFGIFIFKDWVLLLTDSDIPITDEKRFSKIDSLNTFVLKVLSYAIYHFNEHLKIINRINDELEQKLRTSLENKYLLSMFSLNKGLIYYVSSLNSNDTLLKKLQIGRSLNWTEAERELLDDIVIENRQSLQQAEIYANILTSMMDARASVISNNVNTLMKNLTVVTISISLPTFFASLFGMNVRLPFGMNGDASGGSDLAFWIIIAMCVLSVLVFMAIWGRKK from the coding sequence ATGCTCAAGAAGTACTACAAAATCGAATCAGGGCGCCTCGCTAGTGCCCCGAACGAAGAAGTGGCAGACATCGTTATGATGGGTTCTCTTAGCCAGGAACAGCGAAGCGTGCTGGTTAAGGAATATGAAATCACTGAGCATACCATTGCGTCTGCATTCGACTCTGACGAACTTTCCCGTATAGAATACGACGATGACTTTACCACCATCGTGTTTAAGAAGCCCAAGAACTATTCTGCGGCGGACAATTTCCAGTTCCGTGTAGAATCCTTCGGTATCTTCATCTTCAAGGACTGGGTGCTGCTCCTGACGGACTCCGACATTCCTATTACCGATGAAAAGCGCTTCTCCAAGATAGACAGCTTGAACACCTTCGTACTTAAGGTGCTGAGCTACGCCATCTATCACTTTAACGAACACCTGAAGATTATCAATCGCATCAACGATGAACTGGAACAGAAACTGCGTACTTCTCTGGAAAACAAGTACCTGCTTTCCATGTTTAGCTTGAACAAGGGCTTGATCTACTACGTCAGTTCCCTTAATAGTAACGATACCTTGCTCAAGAAATTGCAGATTGGCCGTAGCTTGAACTGGACTGAAGCCGAACGAGAACTGCTGGATGATATCGTCATTGAAAATCGCCAGAGTCTCCAACAGGCTGAAATCTACGCAAACATTTTGACATCCATGATGGATGCCCGTGCTAGTGTCATCAGCAATAACGTGAACACGTTGATGAAGAACCTGACGGTGGTGACCATTTCTATTTCTCTCCCGACGTTCTTCGCAAGCTTGTTCGGTATGAACGTTCGCCTGCCGTTCGGTATGAATGGAGACGCCAGTGGTGGTAGCGACTTGGCGTTCTGGATTATCATTGCCATGTGCGTACTTTCCGTGCTTGTGTTCATGGCCATTTGGGGCCGA